In one Mesorhizobium australicum genomic region, the following are encoded:
- a CDS encoding F0F1 ATP synthase subunit gamma, whose product MPSLKDLRNRIASVKATQKITKAMQMVAAAKLRRAQEAAEAARPYSQRMGAVLANIAGAVSGGDAPALMTGTGKDDTHLLVVATAERGLCGGFNSQIARLARDHIRRLQAAGKTVKIITVGKKGNDILRRDFASLIIDRIELRDAKQVGFIHADMIAKKVIGLFNQGAFDVCTLFYSEFKSVISQIPTAQQIIPAAAPAAADAKADANSAVYEYEPEPGEILADLIPRNIKVQIFRALLENAAGEMGAKMSAMDSATRNAGDMINRLTISYNRQRQANITKELIEIISGAEAL is encoded by the coding sequence ATGCCGTCACTGAAAGACCTTAGAAACCGGATCGCCTCCGTCAAGGCGACGCAGAAGATCACCAAGGCGATGCAGATGGTCGCCGCGGCGAAGCTGCGTCGTGCGCAGGAGGCGGCGGAAGCCGCGCGTCCCTATTCGCAGCGCATGGGCGCGGTGCTGGCCAACATCGCCGGCGCCGTGTCGGGCGGCGATGCGCCGGCGCTGATGACCGGAACGGGCAAGGACGACACGCACCTGCTCGTCGTCGCCACCGCCGAGCGCGGCCTGTGCGGCGGCTTCAACAGCCAGATCGCCCGCCTCGCCCGCGACCACATCCGCAGGCTCCAGGCGGCCGGCAAGACGGTGAAGATCATCACCGTCGGCAAGAAGGGCAACGACATCCTTCGCCGCGACTTCGCCTCGCTGATCATTGACCGCATCGAGCTGCGCGACGCCAAGCAGGTCGGCTTCATCCATGCCGACATGATCGCCAAGAAGGTGATCGGCCTGTTCAACCAGGGCGCCTTCGACGTCTGCACGCTGTTCTATTCCGAATTCAAGTCGGTGATCAGCCAGATCCCGACCGCGCAGCAGATCATCCCGGCCGCGGCTCCCGCAGCGGCGGATGCCAAGGCCGACGCCAACTCGGCTGTCTACGAATACGAGCCGGAGCCGGGCGAGATCCTCGCGGACCTCATCCCGCGCAACATCAAGGTGCAGATCTTCCGCGCGCTGCTGGAAAACGCAGCCGGCGAGATGGGCGCCAAGATGAGCGCGATGGACAGCGCCACGCGCAACGCCGGTGACATGATCAATCGACTGACGATCAGCTACAACCGCCAGCGTCAGGCGAACATCACCAAGGAACTGATCGAAATCATTTCGGGCGCCGAGGCGCTCTAG